One part of the Treponema peruense genome encodes these proteins:
- the rimM gene encoding ribosome maturation factor RimM (Essential for efficient processing of 16S rRNA) yields the protein MVEQFVVGVVRGTHGIAGELKVESTSGEYEHFVGMEEVTLTHGTESRLFKVEYAKPASGTLYLKLVGISTPEKAAEYNRWQIVVPRKNAHPLQEGEWYIEDLKGCSVIYYNGAVEPEDDSESVVGTVTDVKEGGSGYLVEISLSESCSLLREDVRMSKGSKPRSVFVPFNDEFIGTVDVERRKMRLMHLWILE from the coding sequence ATGGTAGAGCAGTTTGTAGTGGGCGTTGTTCGTGGTACACACGGTATCGCGGGCGAGTTAAAAGTAGAAAGCACTTCCGGCGAGTACGAACACTTTGTTGGTATGGAAGAAGTGACTTTGACACATGGAACGGAGTCAAGGCTGTTCAAGGTTGAATATGCCAAGCCGGCTTCTGGAACATTGTATCTTAAACTGGTTGGAATAAGTACACCTGAAAAAGCTGCAGAATACAACAGGTGGCAGATCGTAGTTCCAAGAAAAAACGCGCACCCTTTGCAGGAAGGTGAGTGGTACATTGAGGATCTTAAGGGATGCTCGGTGATTTATTATAACGGAGCGGTGGAACCGGAAGATGATTCCGAGTCTGTCGTTGGGACTGTCACAGACGTAAAGGAAGGCGGATCGGGTTATCTCGTTGAGATTTCGCTGTCCGAGAGTTGTTCCTTGCTGCGTGAAGATGTCAGAATGTCAAAGGGTTCAAAGCCCAGAAGCGTTTTTGTTCCATTCAATGATGAATTTATTGGAACAGTTGATGTTGAGCGTAGAAAGATGCGGCTGATGCACCTCTGGATTCTGGAGTAA
- the trmD gene encoding tRNA (guanosine(37)-N1)-methyltransferase TrmD: protein MKFTVLTLFPEIPRAFFESSIMAKAVEKGIIAYDLVNIRDFAFDRHRTCDDAPYGGGAGQLLLPEPLGRALDSVEAYKKQKHVVYVTPSGKPFTQKKALEFSRMDELVLVCGRYEGIDQRIIDTYVDEEISIGDYVMSSGEVAATVIVDSVYRLVEGVITEESLDEESFTGALLEYPQYTRPNVYRGLEVPEVLTGGNHEEIRKWRLRKSLQKTLMNRPDLIQRARLTGTLSEEAEKMIEELADFVTYKNDRKNSRKLRALRARYERKYSSKANGDDQEKKDGSY from the coding sequence ATGAAATTTACTGTGCTGACCTTGTTTCCTGAGATACCGCGTGCTTTTTTTGAAAGTTCGATCATGGCAAAAGCGGTGGAAAAGGGAATTATTGCCTACGATTTGGTGAATATCAGGGATTTTGCCTTTGATAGACACCGTACTTGTGATGACGCTCCGTATGGCGGAGGAGCCGGACAGCTTTTGTTGCCGGAACCTTTAGGACGCGCTTTGGACAGCGTAGAGGCTTATAAAAAGCAGAAGCATGTGGTTTATGTCACGCCGAGCGGAAAGCCTTTTACACAAAAAAAAGCACTTGAATTCAGTCGGATGGACGAACTTGTTCTTGTCTGCGGAAGATACGAAGGTATTGACCAGAGGATAATTGACACTTACGTTGACGAAGAAATCTCCATAGGGGATTATGTCATGTCAAGCGGTGAAGTTGCAGCCACAGTTATAGTCGATAGTGTTTATCGGCTGGTGGAAGGCGTCATAACCGAAGAGTCACTGGACGAGGAAAGTTTTACCGGCGCGCTTTTGGAATATCCCCAGTATACACGGCCGAATGTTTACAGGGGCCTGGAAGTACCCGAAGTTTTGACGGGCGGCAACCATGAAGAAATCCGAAAGTGGCGGCTTCGTAAGAGCCTTCAGAAAACGCTTATGAACAGACCTGATCTGATTCAAAGGGCAAGACTGACTGGTACTCTTTCTGAAGAGGCCGAAAAAATGATCGAAGAACTTGCGGACTTTGTTACGTACAAAAATGACCGCAAGAACAGCCGTAAGCTTAGAGCGTTAAGAGCCCGTTATGAGCGAAAATATTCTTCCAAAGCAAACGGTGATGACCAGGAGAAAAAAGATGGATCTTATTAA
- a CDS encoding EscU/YscU/HrcU family type III secretion system export apparatus switch protein — translation MSIKEVLSAVSLKYPGDAEAPFITAKSKGELAKKMIEIARDNSVPIVRDELLENVLSVGEIGECIPEESWKAVAAVFAMISSLEERKR, via the coding sequence ATGAGCATTAAAGAAGTTCTTTCGGCTGTTTCGCTGAAGTATCCCGGTGATGCAGAGGCTCCTTTTATTACGGCAAAATCAAAGGGTGAGCTTGCAAAAAAAATGATTGAAATTGCCCGCGATAATTCTGTTCCGATTGTGCGTGATGAGCTTTTGGAAAATGTTCTTTCGGTTGGTGAAATAGGTGAATGTATTCCCGAAGAGTCATGGAAGGCAGTTGCCGCTGTGTTTGCCATGATTTCAAGTCTGGAAGAGAGAAAAAGATGA
- a CDS encoding phosphohydrolase, producing the protein MNVKLDCSKITLGVRYSAPVFFDDGQNMFLAAGHPAKPYHIEALKRWSVPFLLTEGHPMSEIRQTFVPEDDGLEELEEFEEDEDIGELEPL; encoded by the coding sequence ATGAATGTAAAGTTGGATTGTTCAAAGATAACTCTGGGAGTACGCTACAGTGCTCCTGTTTTTTTTGATGACGGGCAGAATATGTTTCTTGCTGCGGGTCATCCTGCAAAACCTTACCATATAGAAGCTCTTAAAAGATGGTCTGTTCCGTTTCTGCTGACAGAAGGACATCCTATGAGTGAAATAAGGCAGACTTTTGTTCCTGAAGATGACGGACTTGAAGAACTGGAAGAGTTTGAAGAAGATGAAGATATTGGCGAACTGGAGCCGCTTTGA